A genomic window from Synechococcus sp. CBW1107 includes:
- the tig gene encoding trigger factor encodes MSSALKVKTSPRPGSRLALEVAVPGGRSQASYEAAVVKLSRSVRLPGFRQGKVPRPVLLQQIGPLRIRATALEDLVDSVWRDALEQEKIEALSSPELSGGFEALLERFSPGEELTLTLELDVQPTPSLKTTKGLKAEAELITYDPARVEEMLEQSRRQLATLVPVEDRPAATGDVAVVAFSGTFVDTGAAIEGGSSDAMEVELEEQRMIPGFVAGILGMSVGEEREVSCRFPDDYPQEDARGREASFHITLKELKARELPALDDAFAREASDKDSLEELRSDLETRLREDAERRARSSRHDALLAALVEQLEVDLPETLIQQEIRSLIEQTASQIAQQGMDVKKLFTPELVRSLMDSSRPEAEQRLRRSFALKALAEAEGIRPEADAIEAKVKEVSQGLSDTSSIDPLRLREAVAEDLLRESLLEWLEANSTLTEKAPEAAEPAPGADDQA; translated from the coding sequence ATGAGCTCCGCCCTGAAGGTCAAGACCAGCCCCCGCCCCGGCAGCCGCCTGGCGCTGGAGGTGGCCGTCCCCGGCGGCCGCTCCCAGGCCAGCTACGAGGCCGCTGTGGTGAAACTGAGCCGCAGTGTCCGCCTGCCCGGATTCCGTCAGGGCAAGGTGCCCCGGCCGGTGCTGCTCCAGCAGATCGGACCTCTGCGGATCCGGGCCACCGCCCTTGAAGACCTGGTGGACAGCGTCTGGCGGGATGCCCTGGAGCAGGAGAAGATCGAGGCTCTCAGCAGCCCCGAGCTGAGCGGGGGCTTCGAGGCCCTGCTCGAACGCTTCAGCCCCGGCGAGGAGCTCACCCTCACCCTCGAGCTGGACGTTCAACCCACCCCCAGCCTCAAAACCACCAAAGGGCTCAAGGCCGAAGCCGAGCTGATCACCTACGACCCCGCGCGGGTTGAGGAGATGCTCGAGCAATCACGCCGCCAGCTGGCCACCCTCGTGCCTGTGGAGGATCGGCCCGCCGCCACGGGCGACGTGGCGGTGGTGGCCTTCAGCGGCACCTTCGTCGACACCGGCGCGGCGATCGAGGGCGGCAGCTCCGACGCCATGGAGGTGGAACTCGAGGAGCAGCGGATGATCCCCGGCTTCGTGGCAGGCATCCTCGGCATGTCCGTGGGCGAGGAGCGCGAGGTGAGCTGCCGCTTCCCTGACGACTACCCCCAGGAGGACGCCCGGGGCCGCGAGGCCAGCTTCCACATCACCCTCAAGGAACTCAAGGCGCGCGAACTGCCGGCCCTGGATGACGCCTTCGCCAGGGAGGCCAGTGACAAGGACAGCCTCGAAGAGCTCAGATCGGATCTCGAGACCCGCCTGCGCGAGGACGCCGAACGGCGGGCCCGCAGCAGCCGCCACGACGCGCTCCTGGCGGCACTGGTGGAGCAGCTCGAGGTGGACCTGCCCGAGACGCTGATTCAGCAGGAGATCCGCTCGCTGATCGAGCAGACCGCCTCCCAGATCGCCCAGCAGGGGATGGATGTGAAGAAGCTGTTCACCCCTGAGCTGGTGCGCAGCCTCATGGACAGCTCCCGCCCCGAGGCCGAGCAGCGGCTGCGGCGCAGTTTCGCCCTCAAGGCCCTGGCCGAAGCCGAAGGCATCCGCCCGGAGGCCGACGCCATCGAGGCCAAGGTCAAGGAGGTCAGTCAGGGGCTGAGCGACACCAGTTCGATCGATCCGCTGCGGCTGCGCGAAGCCGTGGCCGAGGATCTCCTGCGCGAGAGCCTGCTGGAGTGGCTTGAGGCCAACAGCACCCTCACGGAGAAAGCCCCTGAGGCCGCCGAGCCTGCTCCCGGCGCCGACGACCAGGCCTGA
- a CDS encoding aspartate-semialdehyde dehydrogenase, with translation MSSTTSFQPLPSRPLTVAVLGATGAVGHELLSLLAERRFPVGDLRLLASPRSAGRRLAWQGRDLSIKAVDAAAFEGVDVVLASAGGSISRRWAPVAAAAGAVVIDNSSAFRLDPEVPLVVPEVNPQAALGHRGIIANPNCTTILLTLALAPLQARRPIRRVVVSTYQSVSGAGARAMEELRTLSRTVLDGGEPVSEVLPHSLAFNLFLHNSPLQPSGYCEEELKMLHETRKIMDLPELRLSATCVRVPVLRAHSEAVNIEFEQPFPVEEARALLAAAPGVELLEDFATNRFPMPTDVTGRDPVAVGRIRQDLSDPNALELWLCGDQIRKGAALNAVQIAELLLDPAWRQADPQPPVTPSASAVGGAA, from the coding sequence TTGTCAAGCACCACCTCCTTTCAACCTCTTCCCAGTCGTCCCCTGACGGTGGCGGTTTTGGGTGCGACCGGTGCTGTGGGGCACGAGCTGCTGTCCCTGCTGGCGGAACGCCGTTTTCCGGTCGGTGATCTGCGGCTGCTGGCCTCCCCCCGCTCCGCTGGACGCCGGCTGGCGTGGCAGGGCCGCGATCTCTCCATCAAGGCTGTTGACGCTGCCGCCTTCGAGGGGGTTGATGTGGTGCTGGCCTCCGCCGGTGGCTCCATCTCACGGCGCTGGGCTCCGGTGGCGGCGGCGGCAGGGGCTGTTGTCATCGACAATTCCAGCGCCTTCCGCCTGGATCCGGAGGTGCCGCTGGTGGTGCCAGAGGTGAATCCGCAGGCGGCCCTGGGTCACCGGGGGATCATCGCCAACCCCAACTGCACCACGATCCTGCTCACCCTGGCCCTGGCGCCTCTGCAGGCCCGCCGTCCGATCCGTCGTGTGGTCGTGAGCACCTACCAGTCGGTCAGCGGCGCCGGGGCCCGGGCGATGGAGGAGCTGCGCACCCTCAGCCGCACGGTTCTTGATGGGGGTGAGCCGGTGAGCGAGGTGCTGCCCCACTCCCTCGCCTTCAATCTCTTCCTGCACAACTCCCCCCTGCAACCCAGTGGCTACTGCGAGGAGGAGCTCAAGATGCTGCACGAAACCCGCAAGATCATGGATCTGCCGGAGTTGCGGCTCTCAGCCACCTGTGTGCGGGTGCCCGTTCTGAGGGCCCACTCCGAGGCGGTGAACATCGAGTTCGAGCAGCCCTTCCCAGTCGAGGAGGCCAGAGCCCTGCTGGCTGCGGCACCTGGGGTGGAGCTGCTGGAGGATTTCGCCACCAACCGCTTCCCGATGCCCACCGATGTCACCGGCCGCGATCCGGTGGCGGTGGGACGCATTCGCCAGGACCTGAGCGATCCCAACGCTCTCGAGCTCTGGCTCTGTGGCGATCAGATCCGCAAGGGGGCGGCCCTCAATGCCGTGCAGATCGCGGAGTTGCTGCTGGATCCAGCCTGGCGCCAGGCCGACCCCCAGCCACCGGTGACCCCATCCGCTTCTGCCGTCGGAGGTGCCGCTTGA
- the dapA gene encoding 4-hydroxy-tetrahydrodipicolinate synthase: MLTAMVTPFRVDGAVDLDLAARLAVHLVDQGSDGLVLCGTTGESPTLSWQEQHELFEAVKRAVAGRALVLAGTGSNCTAEAIEAIERAAEEGADGALVVVPYYNKPPQEGLEAHFRAIAQAAPSLPVMLYNIPGRTGCSLEPRTTARLLDLPNVVSYKAASGSTDEVSQLRLLCGDRLAIYSGDDALTLPMLSVGAVGVVSVASHLVGREIQRMISAFLAGELAAALALHERLLPLCRALFASTNPIPVKAALELEGWPVGSPRLPLVSADSDVRARLTSALAALRPT, from the coding sequence ATGCTGACCGCCATGGTCACCCCCTTCCGTGTGGATGGCGCGGTGGATCTCGATCTGGCCGCGCGCCTGGCCGTGCATCTGGTGGATCAAGGCTCCGACGGACTGGTGCTCTGCGGCACCACCGGCGAGTCCCCCACCCTGAGCTGGCAGGAGCAGCACGAGCTGTTCGAAGCTGTGAAGCGCGCCGTGGCGGGCCGGGCCCTGGTGCTCGCCGGCACGGGCAGCAACTGCACAGCCGAGGCCATCGAAGCGATCGAGCGGGCGGCCGAGGAAGGCGCCGACGGGGCCCTGGTGGTGGTTCCGTATTACAACAAGCCGCCCCAGGAGGGGCTGGAAGCCCATTTCCGAGCGATCGCCCAGGCGGCCCCCAGCCTTCCGGTGATGCTCTACAACATTCCCGGTCGCACCGGCTGCAGCCTTGAGCCCCGCACCACGGCCCGCCTGCTCGATCTGCCCAACGTGGTGAGCTACAAGGCCGCCAGCGGCAGCACCGATGAAGTCAGCCAGCTGCGTCTGCTCTGCGGCGACCGGCTGGCGATCTACAGCGGCGACGATGCCCTCACCCTGCCGATGCTGTCCGTGGGTGCCGTCGGCGTGGTGAGCGTGGCCAGCCATCTGGTGGGGCGCGAGATCCAGCGCATGATTTCCGCTTTTCTCGCCGGTGAGCTGGCGGCCGCCCTGGCCCTGCATGAACGCCTGCTGCCCCTCTGCCGGGCCCTGTTCGCCTCCACCAATCCGATTCCCGTCAAAGCCGCCCTTGAACTGGAGGGCTGGCCCGTGGGCTCCCCCCGTCTTCCGCTGGTTTCCGCCGACAGCGACGTCCGTGCCCGATTGACCTCCGCCCTGGCTGCCCTGCGTCCCACCTGA
- a CDS encoding ribonuclease J, whose protein sequence is MSSSNNKTSPTTKQPTLRVIPLGGLHEIGKNTCVFEYGDDLMLVDAGLAFPSDGMHGVNVVLPDTSYLRENQKRIRGMIVTHGHEDHIGGIPHHLKNFNIPVIYGPRLAMSMLQGKMEEAAVTDRTVIQTVSPRDVVKVGQHFQVEFIRNTHSIADSFSLAITTPVGVVIFTGDFKFDHTPVDGEYFDIQRMAHYGEQGVLCLFSDSTNAEVPGFTPPERSVFPNLDRHFSNSEGRVIVTTFASSVHRVSMILELAMKHGRKVGLLGRSMLNVIAKARELGYIRCPDELFVPIKQIRDLPDRETLLLMTGSQGEPLAALSRISRGEHPQVQVKPTDTIIFSASPIPGNTISVVNTIDRLMMMGAKVVYGKGEGIHVSGHGCQEDHKLMLALTRPKFFVPVHGEHRMLVCHSRTAQSMGIPADNMLIIDNGDVVELTPTTIHKGDPVKAGIELLDASRNGIVDNRVLKERQQLAEDGVITLLTVISTDGVMAAPPRVNLRGVVTTADARRLSIWAEREIGWVLDNRWNQLARNTGGTAPEVDWVGVQREIEVGLQRRLRRELQVEPLIICLVQPAPAGTPAYKGRADAEPDSRPAPRSGRRESSGREPVIRNHAPAPQRVQASGAATATTPVATMTPASAPAVQVAVAKREEPEMPANRVRRRRSTAAS, encoded by the coding sequence ATGAGCTCAAGCAACAACAAGACGTCCCCCACCACCAAGCAGCCGACTCTGCGGGTTATTCCCCTCGGTGGTCTTCATGAAATCGGTAAGAATACCTGCGTTTTTGAATATGGCGATGACCTGATGCTTGTGGATGCCGGGCTGGCCTTCCCCAGTGATGGCATGCACGGCGTCAATGTGGTGCTGCCCGACACCAGCTATCTGCGTGAAAATCAGAAGCGTATCCGCGGCATGATCGTGACCCACGGTCACGAAGATCACATTGGAGGGATTCCCCATCACCTCAAGAACTTCAATATTCCGGTGATCTATGGCCCACGTCTGGCCATGTCGATGCTCCAGGGAAAGATGGAGGAAGCTGCCGTCACCGATCGCACCGTGATTCAGACGGTGAGCCCCCGGGATGTGGTCAAGGTTGGCCAACACTTCCAGGTGGAGTTCATCCGGAACACCCACTCCATCGCCGACAGCTTCAGCCTGGCGATCACCACACCCGTGGGCGTGGTGATCTTCACCGGAGACTTCAAGTTCGACCACACCCCTGTCGATGGCGAATATTTTGACATCCAGCGCATGGCCCATTACGGCGAGCAGGGCGTGCTCTGCCTGTTCAGTGACTCCACCAATGCCGAGGTGCCCGGCTTCACGCCGCCGGAGCGGTCGGTGTTTCCGAACCTCGACCGCCACTTCTCCAATTCGGAAGGCCGGGTGATCGTCACCACGTTCGCCAGTTCTGTCCACCGGGTTTCGATGATCCTGGAACTGGCGATGAAGCATGGCCGCAAGGTGGGCCTGCTGGGTCGCTCCATGCTCAACGTGATCGCCAAGGCGCGCGAACTCGGTTACATCCGCTGCCCGGATGAGCTGTTCGTGCCGATCAAGCAGATCCGCGACCTTCCTGATCGCGAAACCCTGTTGCTGATGACCGGCAGCCAGGGTGAGCCCCTGGCGGCACTCAGCCGAATCTCCCGCGGTGAGCACCCCCAGGTGCAGGTGAAACCCACCGACACGATCATCTTCTCCGCCAGCCCGATCCCCGGCAACACCATCTCGGTGGTGAACACCATCGACCGGTTGATGATGATGGGAGCCAAGGTGGTCTACGGCAAGGGCGAAGGCATCCACGTGTCGGGCCATGGCTGCCAGGAAGATCACAAGCTGATGCTTGCTCTCACCCGGCCGAAGTTCTTCGTGCCGGTGCACGGAGAGCACCGCATGCTCGTGTGCCACTCGCGCACGGCTCAGTCGATGGGAATTCCCGCCGACAACATGCTCATCATCGACAACGGCGATGTGGTGGAACTCACCCCCACGACCATCCACAAGGGGGATCCGGTCAAGGCCGGCATCGAATTGCTGGATGCCTCCCGCAACGGCATCGTTGATAACCGTGTGCTCAAGGAGCGTCAGCAACTGGCCGAGGACGGTGTGATCACCCTGCTGACCGTGATCAGCACCGATGGCGTCATGGCAGCCCCGCCGCGGGTCAACCTGCGCGGAGTGGTCACCACCGCTGATGCCCGCCGGCTCTCGATCTGGGCCGAGCGGGAGATCGGCTGGGTGCTGGACAACCGCTGGAATCAGCTGGCCCGCAACACCGGTGGAACGGCCCCCGAGGTCGACTGGGTGGGCGTGCAGAGGGAGATCGAGGTCGGTCTCCAGCGCCGCTTGCGGCGCGAACTGCAGGTGGAGCCCCTGATCATCTGCCTGGTGCAACCGGCTCCGGCAGGCACCCCTGCCTACAAGGGCCGTGCCGATGCCGAGCCGGACAGCCGTCCGGCCCCCCGCAGCGGTCGCCGGGAGAGCTCAGGGCGTGAACCCGTGATCCGCAACCACGCCCCTGCCCCTCAGCGTGTTCAGGCCTCTGGCGCGGCCACGGCCACGACGCCTGTTGCCACGATGACGCCAGCCAGCGCGCCTGCCGTGCAGGTGGCCGTGGCCAAGCGGGAGGAACCGGAGATGCCCGCCAACCGGGTGCGCCGCCGCCGCTCCACCGCCGCGAGCTGA